The following are encoded in a window of Rosa chinensis cultivar Old Blush chromosome 4, RchiOBHm-V2, whole genome shotgun sequence genomic DNA:
- the LOC112195951 gene encoding protein argonaute 7 isoform X1: MEETEESNGNKKCNTKIIRGRTNNPPQKQHHHHHHQLIQYSNQFGFFNQNQYYQRYYYPALLPLPPLIPLPLALTPPLPQNHSFRTKAHLQKPSCKHKNSPFAASSETQVPKVSISPEASKGFQKQTNLPLKGENGRKFTSARTGKAIVTAKRPDSGGVEGTAISLLANHFLVQFNSSERIFHYNVEISPSPSKDISRMIKQKLVEDNSALLCGASPAYDGRKNLYSSIEFQHDKLEMYVSLPIPTTKPTLPCGEFGDFQEKDHQILKLFRVSIKLVSKFDGKELSSYLSKDGDEWKPIPQDYLHALDVVLRESPLEKCVPVGRSLYSSSMGGTKDIGGGAVGYRGFFQSLRPTQQGLALNVDFSVTAFHESIGMIPYLQKRLEFLRDLPQRKTRGLSSEERKEVEKALKNIRVFVCHRETVQRYRVFGLTKEATENLWFPDRDGKNLRLLTYFKDHYNYDIQFRNLPCLQISRSKPCYLPMELCMICEGQKFLGKLSDDQTARILKMGCQGPKERKSIIDGVMRGPVGPISGIQEREFKLRVSREMTRLNGRILQPPKLKLGDGGHVTDLIPSRHDRQWNLLDSHVFEGTCVERWALISFGGTPEQKHCIPKFIHQLSQRCEQLGIFLNKNTIVSPQFEPSQVLNNVSLLESKIKKIQRAASNNLQLLICVMERKHKGYADLKRIADTGVGVLTQCCLYSNLCRLSSQFLANLALKINAKVGGCTVSLYNSLPSQIPRLLQSDEPVIFMGADVTHPHPLDDFSPSVAAVVGSMNWPAANKYVSRMRSQTHRQEIIEDLGEMVEELLDEFHQEVGKLPRRIVFFRDGVSETQFYRVLHEELQAIKKGCSKFPGYTPPITFAVVQKRHHTRLFPFKIDPSSKQNQFLDENIPPGTVVDTVITHPREFDFYLCSHWGVKGTSRPTHYHILWDENEFTSDELQKLVNILCYTYVRCTKPVSLVPPAYYAHLAAYRGRLYLERSESTTAYTRSGSILSRAAPLKAMALPKLSENVRKLMFYC; this comes from the exons ATGGAAGAGACAGAAGAGTCCAATGGCAACAAGAAATGCAACACCAAAATCATAAGGGGCAGAACCAACAACCCACCTCAGAAGCagcatcaccatcaccatcaccagcTAATACAATACTCAAATCAGTTTGGGTTCTTCAACCAGAACCAGTACTATCAGAGATACTACTATCCAGCTCTTCTTCCCCTCCCTCCTCTTATACCTCTGCCTCTGGCTTTAACTCCACCCTTGCCTCAGAACCACAGCTTCAGAACAAAAGCCCATTTGCAGAAACCTTCATGCAAGCACAAGAACTCTCCTTTTGCTGCTTCCTCAGAAACCCAAGTGCCCAAAGTCTCGATTTCACCAG AAGCTTCAAAAGGGTTTCAAAAGCAAACCAATTTGCCCCTTAAAGGAGAAAATGGAAGGAAATTCACAAGTGCAAGAACAGGGAAAGCAATAGTGACAGCAAAGAGGCCAGACTCTGGTGGGGTGGAAGGGACTGCTATTTCTCTCTTAGCTAACCATTTCCTTGTCCAATTCAATTCATCGGAGCGAATTTTTCACTACAATGTTGAAATCTCTCCTAGTCCCTCCAAGGACATTTCTCGAATGATCAAGCAAAAACTGGTGGAGGATAACTCAGCTTTGCTCTGTGGTGCTAGTCCGGCTTATGATGGCCGCAAGAATCTTTACAGCTCAATCGAATTCCAACATGATAAGCTTGAAATGTATGTAAGCCTCCCCATCCCTACAACCAAGCCAACCTTGCCATGTGGGGAATTTGGTGACTTTCAAGAGAAGGATCATCAAATACTTAAACTTTTTCGTGTAAGCATCAAACTGGTTTCGAAGTTTGATGGAAAGGAATTGAGTAGCTACTTGAGCAAGGATGGAGATGAGTGGAAACCTATCCCTCAGGATTATCTTCATGCCTTGGATGTCGTTTTGAGAGAGAGTCCATTGGAGAAGTGTGTGCCTGTGGGAAGATCACTTTATTCCAGTTCAATGGGAGGAACTAAAGACATTGGAGGAGGAGCTGTAGGATATAGAGGGTTCTTTCAGAGCCTTAGACCAACCCAACAAGGACTAGCTCTCAATGTTGATTTCTCCGTGACCGCTTTCCATGAAAGCATTGGAATGATCCCATACTTGCAGAAGCGTCTCGAGTTTCTTCGAGACCTTCCTCAGAGGAAGACAAGGGGTTTAAGTAGtgaagaaaggaaagaagtgGAGAAGGCATTGAAGAACATCAGGGTCTTTGTTTGCCATAGAGAAACAGTTCAGAGATACCGAGTTTTTGGCTTAACCAAGGAAGCCACTGAGAATCTTTGGTTTCCAGACAGGGATGGGAAGAATTTGAGGCTGCTGACTTACTTCAAGGATCACTACAACTATGATATACAGTTCAGGAATTTGCCATGTTTGCAGATTAGTAGGAGTAAACCATGTTATCTTCCTATGGAGCTATGCATGATCTGTGAAGGCCAGAAGTTCCTTGGGAAGCTTTCAGATGATCAGACTGCAAGGATACTTAAGATGGGCTGCCAAGGACCGAAAGAACGAAAATCCATCATTGATGGAGTCATGAGAGGACCTGTTGGGCCAATAAG TGGCATTCAGGAAAGGGAATTCAAACTCCGTGTTTCTAGAGAAATGACGCGATTAAATGGAAGAATTCTGCAGCCTCCAAAGCTAAAGCTTGGCGATGGTGGCCATGTAACAGACCTCATTCCTTCCCGTCATGATCGGCAGTGGAATCTTCTGGACAGCCATGTGTTTGAAGGAACTTGCGTTGAGAGGTGGGCATTGATTAGTTTTGGTGGCACCCCAGAACAGAAGCACTGCATTCCCAAATTCATACACCAGCTATCTCAAAGATGTGAACAACTAGGCATCTTTCTTAACAAAAACACAATTGTTAGCCCCCAATTCGAACCATCCCAAGTGCTTAACAATGTATCTCTTTTAGAatctaagattaagaaaatccAAAGAGCTGCATCAAACAATCTCCAGCTGCTTATCTGTGTAATGGAAAGAAAACACAAAGGGTATGCAGACCTGAAGCGAATTGCGGATACAGGCGTTGGTGTTCTAACACAATGCTGCTTGTACTCAAACCTTTGCAGATTGAGTTCACAGTTTTTGGCTAACTTGGCTCTCAAGATCAATGCCAAAGTTGGAGGATGCACAGTTTCTTTGTACAACTCTTTGCCATCTCAAATCCCCCGGCTGCTTCAGAGTGATGAGCCAGTCATCTTTATGGGTGCTGATGTTACTCATCCTCACCCACTCGATGATTTCAGCCCTTCTGTTGCTGCTGTGGTTGGTAGCATGAATTGGCCTGCAGCAAACAAGTATGTTTCAAGAATGAGGTCACAAACACATAGGCAAGAAATCATTGAGGATCTTGGTGAAATGGTGGAAGAATTGTTGGATGAGTTTCACCAAGAAGTAGGCAAACTCCCAAGGAGAATAGTTTTCTTCAGAGATGGGGTAAGCGAAACACAATTCTACAGAGTGCTTCATGAAGAATTGCAAGCCATTAAAAAAGGTTGTTCTAAATTCCCTGGTTACACACCTCCCATAACCTTTGCAGTGGTTCAGAAGAGGCATCACACAAGATTGTTCCCTTTCAAAATTGATCCGTCTTCCAAACAGAACCAGTTCCTCGACGAAAACATTCCCCCGGGAACTGTGGTGGACACGGTGATCACTCACCCGAGAGAGTTTGATTTCTATCTTTGTAGCCATTGGGGTGTTAAGGGAACAAGCCGGCCAACACATTACCACATTCTGTGGGATGAAAACGAGTTCACTTCAGATGAACTGCAGAAACTGGTGAACATTCTGTGCTACACATACGTAAGGTGCACCAAGCCGGTTTCTCTGGTGCCCCCGGCTTATTATGCTCACCTAGCTGCGTATAGAGGAAGGCTTTACCTTGAGCGATCGGAATCCACAACAGCTTACACAAGAAGTGGGTCCATACTCTCCAGAGCTGCCCCTCTAAAGGCAATGGCTCTACCAAAACTTAGTGAGAATGTTAGGAAGCTTATGTTTTACTGCTGA
- the LOC112195951 gene encoding protein argonaute 7 isoform X2: MEETEESNGNKKCNTKIIRGRTNNPPQKQHHHHHHQLIQYSNQFGFFNQNQYYQRYYYPALLPLPPLIPLPLALTPPLPQNHSFRTKAHLQKPSCKHKNSPFAASSETQVPKVSISPASKGFQKQTNLPLKGENGRKFTSARTGKAIVTAKRPDSGGVEGTAISLLANHFLVQFNSSERIFHYNVEISPSPSKDISRMIKQKLVEDNSALLCGASPAYDGRKNLYSSIEFQHDKLEMYVSLPIPTTKPTLPCGEFGDFQEKDHQILKLFRVSIKLVSKFDGKELSSYLSKDGDEWKPIPQDYLHALDVVLRESPLEKCVPVGRSLYSSSMGGTKDIGGGAVGYRGFFQSLRPTQQGLALNVDFSVTAFHESIGMIPYLQKRLEFLRDLPQRKTRGLSSEERKEVEKALKNIRVFVCHRETVQRYRVFGLTKEATENLWFPDRDGKNLRLLTYFKDHYNYDIQFRNLPCLQISRSKPCYLPMELCMICEGQKFLGKLSDDQTARILKMGCQGPKERKSIIDGVMRGPVGPISGIQEREFKLRVSREMTRLNGRILQPPKLKLGDGGHVTDLIPSRHDRQWNLLDSHVFEGTCVERWALISFGGTPEQKHCIPKFIHQLSQRCEQLGIFLNKNTIVSPQFEPSQVLNNVSLLESKIKKIQRAASNNLQLLICVMERKHKGYADLKRIADTGVGVLTQCCLYSNLCRLSSQFLANLALKINAKVGGCTVSLYNSLPSQIPRLLQSDEPVIFMGADVTHPHPLDDFSPSVAAVVGSMNWPAANKYVSRMRSQTHRQEIIEDLGEMVEELLDEFHQEVGKLPRRIVFFRDGVSETQFYRVLHEELQAIKKGCSKFPGYTPPITFAVVQKRHHTRLFPFKIDPSSKQNQFLDENIPPGTVVDTVITHPREFDFYLCSHWGVKGTSRPTHYHILWDENEFTSDELQKLVNILCYTYVRCTKPVSLVPPAYYAHLAAYRGRLYLERSESTTAYTRSGSILSRAAPLKAMALPKLSENVRKLMFYC; this comes from the exons ATGGAAGAGACAGAAGAGTCCAATGGCAACAAGAAATGCAACACCAAAATCATAAGGGGCAGAACCAACAACCCACCTCAGAAGCagcatcaccatcaccatcaccagcTAATACAATACTCAAATCAGTTTGGGTTCTTCAACCAGAACCAGTACTATCAGAGATACTACTATCCAGCTCTTCTTCCCCTCCCTCCTCTTATACCTCTGCCTCTGGCTTTAACTCCACCCTTGCCTCAGAACCACAGCTTCAGAACAAAAGCCCATTTGCAGAAACCTTCATGCAAGCACAAGAACTCTCCTTTTGCTGCTTCCTCAGAAACCCAAGTGCCCAAAGTCTCGATTTCACCAG CTTCAAAAGGGTTTCAAAAGCAAACCAATTTGCCCCTTAAAGGAGAAAATGGAAGGAAATTCACAAGTGCAAGAACAGGGAAAGCAATAGTGACAGCAAAGAGGCCAGACTCTGGTGGGGTGGAAGGGACTGCTATTTCTCTCTTAGCTAACCATTTCCTTGTCCAATTCAATTCATCGGAGCGAATTTTTCACTACAATGTTGAAATCTCTCCTAGTCCCTCCAAGGACATTTCTCGAATGATCAAGCAAAAACTGGTGGAGGATAACTCAGCTTTGCTCTGTGGTGCTAGTCCGGCTTATGATGGCCGCAAGAATCTTTACAGCTCAATCGAATTCCAACATGATAAGCTTGAAATGTATGTAAGCCTCCCCATCCCTACAACCAAGCCAACCTTGCCATGTGGGGAATTTGGTGACTTTCAAGAGAAGGATCATCAAATACTTAAACTTTTTCGTGTAAGCATCAAACTGGTTTCGAAGTTTGATGGAAAGGAATTGAGTAGCTACTTGAGCAAGGATGGAGATGAGTGGAAACCTATCCCTCAGGATTATCTTCATGCCTTGGATGTCGTTTTGAGAGAGAGTCCATTGGAGAAGTGTGTGCCTGTGGGAAGATCACTTTATTCCAGTTCAATGGGAGGAACTAAAGACATTGGAGGAGGAGCTGTAGGATATAGAGGGTTCTTTCAGAGCCTTAGACCAACCCAACAAGGACTAGCTCTCAATGTTGATTTCTCCGTGACCGCTTTCCATGAAAGCATTGGAATGATCCCATACTTGCAGAAGCGTCTCGAGTTTCTTCGAGACCTTCCTCAGAGGAAGACAAGGGGTTTAAGTAGtgaagaaaggaaagaagtgGAGAAGGCATTGAAGAACATCAGGGTCTTTGTTTGCCATAGAGAAACAGTTCAGAGATACCGAGTTTTTGGCTTAACCAAGGAAGCCACTGAGAATCTTTGGTTTCCAGACAGGGATGGGAAGAATTTGAGGCTGCTGACTTACTTCAAGGATCACTACAACTATGATATACAGTTCAGGAATTTGCCATGTTTGCAGATTAGTAGGAGTAAACCATGTTATCTTCCTATGGAGCTATGCATGATCTGTGAAGGCCAGAAGTTCCTTGGGAAGCTTTCAGATGATCAGACTGCAAGGATACTTAAGATGGGCTGCCAAGGACCGAAAGAACGAAAATCCATCATTGATGGAGTCATGAGAGGACCTGTTGGGCCAATAAG TGGCATTCAGGAAAGGGAATTCAAACTCCGTGTTTCTAGAGAAATGACGCGATTAAATGGAAGAATTCTGCAGCCTCCAAAGCTAAAGCTTGGCGATGGTGGCCATGTAACAGACCTCATTCCTTCCCGTCATGATCGGCAGTGGAATCTTCTGGACAGCCATGTGTTTGAAGGAACTTGCGTTGAGAGGTGGGCATTGATTAGTTTTGGTGGCACCCCAGAACAGAAGCACTGCATTCCCAAATTCATACACCAGCTATCTCAAAGATGTGAACAACTAGGCATCTTTCTTAACAAAAACACAATTGTTAGCCCCCAATTCGAACCATCCCAAGTGCTTAACAATGTATCTCTTTTAGAatctaagattaagaaaatccAAAGAGCTGCATCAAACAATCTCCAGCTGCTTATCTGTGTAATGGAAAGAAAACACAAAGGGTATGCAGACCTGAAGCGAATTGCGGATACAGGCGTTGGTGTTCTAACACAATGCTGCTTGTACTCAAACCTTTGCAGATTGAGTTCACAGTTTTTGGCTAACTTGGCTCTCAAGATCAATGCCAAAGTTGGAGGATGCACAGTTTCTTTGTACAACTCTTTGCCATCTCAAATCCCCCGGCTGCTTCAGAGTGATGAGCCAGTCATCTTTATGGGTGCTGATGTTACTCATCCTCACCCACTCGATGATTTCAGCCCTTCTGTTGCTGCTGTGGTTGGTAGCATGAATTGGCCTGCAGCAAACAAGTATGTTTCAAGAATGAGGTCACAAACACATAGGCAAGAAATCATTGAGGATCTTGGTGAAATGGTGGAAGAATTGTTGGATGAGTTTCACCAAGAAGTAGGCAAACTCCCAAGGAGAATAGTTTTCTTCAGAGATGGGGTAAGCGAAACACAATTCTACAGAGTGCTTCATGAAGAATTGCAAGCCATTAAAAAAGGTTGTTCTAAATTCCCTGGTTACACACCTCCCATAACCTTTGCAGTGGTTCAGAAGAGGCATCACACAAGATTGTTCCCTTTCAAAATTGATCCGTCTTCCAAACAGAACCAGTTCCTCGACGAAAACATTCCCCCGGGAACTGTGGTGGACACGGTGATCACTCACCCGAGAGAGTTTGATTTCTATCTTTGTAGCCATTGGGGTGTTAAGGGAACAAGCCGGCCAACACATTACCACATTCTGTGGGATGAAAACGAGTTCACTTCAGATGAACTGCAGAAACTGGTGAACATTCTGTGCTACACATACGTAAGGTGCACCAAGCCGGTTTCTCTGGTGCCCCCGGCTTATTATGCTCACCTAGCTGCGTATAGAGGAAGGCTTTACCTTGAGCGATCGGAATCCACAACAGCTTACACAAGAAGTGGGTCCATACTCTCCAGAGCTGCCCCTCTAAAGGCAATGGCTCTACCAAAACTTAGTGAGAATGTTAGGAAGCTTATGTTTTACTGCTGA
- the LOC112200431 gene encoding CSC1-like protein At1g69450, whose protein sequence is MLVSALVTSLAINSGLCVLFFTLYSILRKQPSNSEVYIPRVLAEGGYKKSSHFNLERLIPSPDWLRRAWKLTEDDLLEASGLDAVVFMRLINFSLRVFLFAGVIGVFVLLPVNCSGDALEYVDFADLSNNSLDVFSISNVASGSSLLWIHFSAVYLVTIFICCLLYYEYRYICEKRTSYFLASKPQPHQFTILVRSIPVPVGSSVSDSVERFFSEYHPSTYLSHSVVRRTNKLQNLISDAKKLYSRLVHLKSDPNKQKYKRSGTFGLFGPKVNLQDHYKKTLEDIEENVRLEQSEVSLAGEEVRAAFVSFKSRYGAAIAFHLQQSTNPTRWVTEQAPEPHDVYWPFFSSSFIRRWISKLVVIIACILLTILFLIPVVLVQGLTNLSQLEIYFPFLTSILTITFVSEVITGYLPSLILLLFLKMVPPVMEGFSSIQGYISNSAIQKSACSKVLWFTVWNIFFATVFSGSVFYKISIFLDPKNIPAKLASAVPAQASFFIAYVVTSGWTSTSSELFRIIPLLWSLMKRPFTDSKDDELEVPAIPYHSHMPRILFFVLLGITYFFLAPLILPFLLVYLCLGYIIYRNQFINVYAPRYETAGKFWPIAHNSVIFSLVLMHAIAVGVFTLKSIPVASTLTFPLPVFTLLFNEYCRKRFLPNFIAYPAESLLKKDRQDENDPTMPEFYSKLVGVYQDPALMPINFSANGDRLNSPLLSASSSSHS, encoded by the exons ATGCTCGTCTCGGCGCTGGTGACGTCACTGGCCATAAACTCCGGCCTGTGCGTTCTCTTCTTCACGCTCTACTCCATCCTGAGAAAACAGCCGAGCAACTCCGAGGTCTACATACCGCGAGTTTTGGCCGAAGGCGGGTACAAGAAGAGTAGCCATTTCAATCTAGAGAGGCTGATTCCTTCTCCCGATTGGCTCCGAAGGGCCTGGAAGCTCACCGAGGACGATTTGCTCGAGGCGTCGGGTTTGGACGCCGTGGTTTTTATGCGGCTCATCAATTTCAGCCTGAGAGTGTTTCTGTTCGCCGGAGTTATTGGCGTTTTCGTGCTGCTTCCGGTGAACTGCTCCGGCGATGCGCTCGAGTACGTTGACTTCGCCGATCTGTCTAATAACTCATTGGATGTGTTCAGTATTTCAAATGTTGCTAGCGGCTCAAGCTT GTTATGGATTCACTTTTCGGCAGTGTACCTTGTCACCATCTTTATCTGCTGTCTACTCTATTAT GAATATAGATATATCTGTGAAAAGAGGACCAGTTATTTTCTTGCATCCAAGCCACAACCACATCAGTTCACCATCCTAGTTCGCAGCATTCCTGTTCCTGTAGGGAGCAGCGTCAGTGATAGTGTTGAGAGATTCTTTAGCGAGTATCATCCTTCTACATATCTGTCACATAGTGTTGTTCGTCGAACAAACAAACTTCAGAATCTCATT aGTGATGCAAAAAAATTGTATAGCAGACTCGTTCACTTGAAGTCAGATCCCAATAAGCAAAAGTATAAACGTTCCGGTACTTTTGGGTTGTTCGGACCCAAGGTTAATCTACAAGATCATTACAAAAAGACGCTTGAGGACATAGAGGAGAATGTGAGATTGGAGCAATCAGAGGTTTCGTTAGCAGGAGAA GAAGTTCGAGCTGCGTTTGTGTCCTTCAAGTCTCGGTATGGTGCCGCAATTGCTTTCCACTTGCAACAATCAACCAATCCTACGCGATGGGTCACAGAGCAAGCTCCTGAACCACATGATGTTTACTGGCCCTTCTTTTCCTCATCATTCATTCGAAGATGGATATCTAAGCTGGTGGTTATAATTGCTTGCATTCTTCTTACAATTCTATTCCTCATTCCTGTTGTACTTGTTCAAGGTCTCACTAACTTAAGCCAGTTGGAAATCTACTTTCCCTTCCTCACGAGCATTCTAACCAT AACATTTGTCAGTGAAGTCATTACAGGATACCTTCCCAGTCTCATTCTTCTGTTATTTCTGAAAATGGTGCCTCCTGTCATGGAGGGTTTTTCATCCATTCAAGGCTATATTTCTAATAGTGCAATACAAAAGAGTGCGTGTTCAAAAGTACTTTGGTTCACAGTATGGAACATTTTTTTTGCTACTGTATTTTCTGGATCCGTATTCTACAAGATTTCCATCTTTCTTGATCCTAAGAACATTCCTGCAAAGCTAGCTTCTGCTGTTCCTGCACAG GCGTCCTTTTTCATTGCATACGTTGTCACATCAGGATGGACGAGTACTTCATCAGAACTCTTTCGCATAATTCCTTTACTTTGGAGTCTAATGAAAAGACCTTTTACTGAcagtaaagatgatgaacttgaaGTTCCAGCCATTCCTTACCATAGTCACATGCCAAGAATTCTCTTTTTTGTACTTCTTGGTATCACATACTTCTTTCTAGCTCCACTAATTCTGCCCTTCCTATTGGTGTACCTCTGTCTTGGATACATAATCTATCGTAATCAG TTCATAAATGTATATGCGcctcggtatgaaactgcaggGAAGTTCTGGCCAATCGCTCACAATTCAGTTATATTTTCTCTGGTACTTATGCACGCTATTGCAGTTGGAGTCTTTACACTGAAGAGTATCCCTGTAGCATCAACCCTAACTTTCCCTCTTCCTGTGTTCACACTTCTTTTTAATGAGTACTGCCGGAAACGCTTCCTGCCCAATTTTATTGCCTATCCTGCTGAG AGTTTGTTAAAAAAGGACAGGCAAGATGAGAATGATCCTACTATGCCTGAATTTTACAGTAAATTGGTTGGTGTCTATCAAGACCCGGCTTTGATGCCTATCAATTTTTCTGCGAACGGTGACAGACTCAACAGCCCTCTTCtatctgcttcttcttcaagtCATTCATGA
- the LOC112197747 gene encoding 26S proteasome non-ATPase regulatory subunit 11 homolog produces MSTSYLPATTDSIALALEAKAPSEAIAILYRILENPSTSSEALRIKEQTITNLSDLLRQENRGEDLRNLLTQLRPFFSLIPKAKTAKIVRGIIDTVAKIPGTSELQISLCKDMVQWTRAEKRTFLRQRVEARLAALLLESKEYSEALTLLSTLIKEVRRLDDKLLLVDIDLLESKLHFSLRNLPKAKASLTAARTAANSIYVPPAQQGTIDLQSGILHAEEKDYKTAYSYFFEAFEAFNALEDPRAVFSLKYMLLCKIMVSQADDVAGIISSKAGLQYVGPELDAMKAVADAHSKRSLKLFETALRDYKAQLEEDPIVHRHLSSLYDTLLEQNLCRLIEPFSRVEIAHIAELIELPVDHVEKKLSQMILDKKFAGTLDQGAGCLIIFEDLKTDAIYPATLETISNMGKVVDSLYVRSAKIMA; encoded by the coding sequence ATGTCAACGTCATACCTCCCAGCAACAACGGATTCAATTGCTCTGGCTTTGGAGGCCAAAGCTCCATCTGAAGCCATAGCTATTCTGTATCGTATTCTTGAAAACCCATCCACTTCTTCCGAAGCTCTACGCATAAAGGAACAGACCATCACCAATCTGTCAGATCTTCTTAGACAAGAGAATCGGGGAGAAGATCTTCGTAACCTTCTTACCCAGTTGAGGCCTTTCTTTAGCTTGATTCCAAAGGCAAAAACTGCAAAGATTGTTCGTGGCATAATAGATACAGTAGCTAAAATACCCGGCACATCTGAACTTCAGATTTCCCTTTGCAAAGACATGGTGCAGTGGACTCGTGCTGAGAAGCGAACTTTCCTTCGGCAGCGAGTGGAGGCCAGGCTTGCAGCTCTTTTGTTGGAAAGCAAGGAGTACTCAGAAGCACTAACTCTCCTCTCTACCTTGATCAAAGAAGTGAGAAGGCTAGATGACAAGCTTCTCCTTGTGGACATAGATCTGTTGGAGAGTAAGCTTCACTTTTCTTTGAGAAATCTCCCTAAAGCCAAGGCTTCACTGACTGCAGCTAGAACAGCAGCCAATTCTATCTATGTGCCTCCAGCTCAACAGGGAACTATTGATTTGCAGAGTGGCATCCTTCATGCAGAAGAAAAAGACTACAAAACTGCTTACAGTTATTTCTTTGAAGCATTTGAAGCCTTCAATGCTCTTGAGGATCCCCGGGCTGTCTTTAGCCTCAAGTATATGTTGTTGTGCAAAATCATGGTGAGCCAGGCTGATGATGTGGCAGGAATTATATCATCCAAAGCAGGCTTGCAGTACGTTGGGCCTGAGCTTGATGCCATGAAGGCAGTGGCTGATGCTCACTCGAAGCGCTCTTTAAAGCTTTTTGAGACTGCTTTGCGGGATTATAAGGCGCAGCTAGAGGAAGACCCTATTGTCCACAGGCACCTGTCTTCCCTGTATGACACTCTGTTAGAACAGAATCTCTGCAGGTTGATTGAGCCTTTCTCAAGGGTGGAAATAGCTCATATTGCAGAACTGATTGAACTCCCTGTTGACCACGTGGAGAAGAAGCTGTCTCAAATGATTCTTGATAAGAAATTTGCAGGAACTTTGGATCAGGGTGCTGGCTGCCTCATCATTTTTGAGGATCTCAAGACCGACGCCATATACCCTGCTACGCTAGAAACCATATCCAACATGGGTAAGGTTGTTGATAGCCTCTATGTGAGGTCTGCCAAGATAATGGCATGA
- the LOC112197945 gene encoding vesicle transport v-SNARE 12 — translation MSEVFEGYERQYCELSANLSRKCNAAALLPDQGQKQQRFSEIRAGLDDADGLIRKMDLEARSLQPGAKAVLLAKLREYKSDLNKLKREIKRITSPNANEIARDELLESGMADMHAVSSDQRERVAMSVERLNQSSDRITESRRTIMETEELGVSILQDLHQQRETLLHSHKKLHGVDDAIDKSKKVLTSMSRRMTKHKWIIGSVIGALVVAILFVMYFKLSR, via the exons ATGAGTGAGGTCTTCGAAGGCTACGAACGTCAGTACTGTGAGCTCTCCGCCAACCTCTCCCGGAAATGTAACGCCGCCGCTCTTCTTCCCGACCAAG GGCAGAAGCAGCAGAGGTTTTCTGAGATTAGAGCTGGATTGGATGATGCTGATGGTTTG ATTCGGAAAATGGACCTGGAAGCAAGAAGCTTGCAGCCGGGGGCAAAGGCGGTGCTGCTTGCAAAGTTGAGGGAGTACAAATCTGATCTCAATAAGTTGAAGAGGGAGATCAAAAGAATCACATCACCTAATGCTAATGAGATAGCTCGTGATGAGCTTTTGGAGTCTGGGATGGCGGATATGCACGCG GTTTCTTCTGATCAAAGAGAGAGAGTAGCAATGTCAGTTGAGAGATTAAATCAGTCAAGTGACAGAATTACTGAGAGCAGAAGAACCATAATGGAGACCGAAGAGCTTGGTGTCTCCATTCTCCAAGATTTGCATCAACAGCGTGAAACTCTCCTACATTCCCATAAGAAA cTTCACGGGGTAGATGATGCCATCGACAAAAGTAAAAAAGTCTTAACTTCCATGTCACGGAGGATGACCAAGCATAAATGGATCATCGGCTCAGTCATTGGAGCCCTTGTTGTTGCAATCCTATTTGTTATGTATTTTAAGCTCTCTCGTTAA